The following DNA comes from Candidatus Margulisiibacteriota bacterium.
TTTGCCAATGAAACACTTGGATTTGAAGACTTGAGCGACAACAATTTATACTTAACCGGCATTTTCTTTAATGAACAACAAACCACAGAGCTATCTATAAAAAGCCATAAAAGCAACACAGCACTAATAATAAACAGTATCTTCCAGCTAAGCGAACTGCCCATTCTACTATTTACAACTAAAGCAGAACTAGCAAACAAGTACTCTCTTTATTCACTTATAACAAATCTAAAAACTTCTGATACCTTCCAGCTATTTTTAAAGTTAACCGTAGAACAGATGAAGGAAATTGCAGATAATAGAATACTAATTTTAGGTGGACAGCTAGATTTCTAACTAAGCTTTTTTTTCCTAAAACGCATCAACCTTTGGAAAGCTTTAATCCTTCGATGCCCAGTTTTAAATTCGTTATATCCATAAATAAACAAGGCAAATCCTAAGGGAATAATATAATAAATAACTCTATAAATCACGATAGTTCCCAAAATAGAAATATCAGCATAATAAGGGGCTAAAAGCATTAGCATTAATGTTTCAAAAACCCCTAAGCCAGCTGGAATATTACTAAAAATAACTATAATTTTGACAAACATAAAAATACTTATAAATTGCGAAAAGACTAAAGCGTCTGATCCTGGCAATAAAGTATAAAAAAGAGCAGAACCCAAAATAAAATCAGTAATACCAACTAATAACTGTAAAATTGCCAATCTATTAGAAGGCACGATGTACTGCGATCCTCTTATTTTTAAAGGAGTTTTTCGAAGAACGCCAACAAAAAAATAAAACAAAACTATCCCCAACATTAGTGGGCCTAATAATTGCCCTCTCAGCAACAACAAGTTACTAAAAATTGATGAATCAGGCAAAACTATTGGATGCAAAGTTAGAAAAACGCCAGCCACAGTAAACATGCCCAACCAAAAAGTAATTGTACAAAAAGTTATTGCTTTTGCGATGTGGATAGGAGAAATGCCCCACTCGCTATAATATTTATATCTAATAGTTGAACCACTAACCAAAGCAAATCCAATATTTTCGCTAATAACATAGCTAATAAATGATCCCATAAATATTTTGCGAAATTTCACTGAATAGCCTAGATAAGCAACAGCAAGTAAATCATAACAAGTAAAAACAGTATAGCTAAAAAACATCAGCACAAAGGCTAATAAAATCTTCGTATTATCAATCGCATTCAGGCTGACGATTACATCAGCAAAAGAAATACCTTTTAATTTATCGATAAGCACGCTCACCGAAAAAATAAAAAGCAAAAAAACAATCGCCGAAACGATGATTGGAAGTATTCTATTTTTTATTTTCTTTGCCATAATCTATCGATATTCAACATTACTTTAAATAAGCTGTTTTATCAACGCTTTATTTTGCTATAATAAACTAAGTGTTGGAAATATTTCAATTTAATTAAATGAACTATTCAACATTAAAAAGGAGAAAAACATGGATGATATTTCAAAAAAACTTGAATACAAAAAAACTAATGGCTGGGGAAATAAAACAATAGACCTAGGTGCTATCAATGAATATTGCCACAAATACATAACGTTTCTTTCTAACTATAAAACAGAAAGACAAGCTGTGGCTTACTGTACAGAGCTACTTGCTCAAAATGGCTTTACTGAAGGCTCAACTAATAACTTTTTCCTAACACACAAAGATAAAAACGTGGGAATAGTCAGAATACCTAATAATTATGATTTAACCAAAGGCGTAAATATGTTAGTTTCACACCTTGATTGTCCTCGCCTAGACCTAAAGCCAAACCCTTTGTATGAAGACACTGACCTAGCCTATTTAAAAACACACTACTACGGTGGCATAAAAAAATATCAATGGGTTTCCAGGGCATTGGCAATTCACGGGGTTATCTTCAATAAAGAAGGCAAGCGCATTGATGTCTCAATTGGCGAAGACGATAATGATCCTGTATTTTTTATTGCAGACCTACTTCCCCATCTTTCCCATAAAGTGCAAGAAGATAAAAAAATTAAAGATGCTATTACTGGCGAACAATTAAATGTGCTAGTAGGGAATATGCCTTTTCTTTTAAATAATGAAGAAGATAAGGAAAAGAAAAACTCCGTTAAATTAAACATACTTCATTTACTAAACGAAAAGTACGGAATCACAGAAGAAGACTTTACTACTGCTGAAATAGAAATTGTGCCTGCAGGGAAAGCCAGAGAACTTGGATTTGACAGGTCCATGATTGGGGCCTACGGACATGACGACAGAGTTTGTTCCTACAATGCTCTAAAAGCTATTATAGATGCAAAAAACACTGAAAAGCCTATGATGGTCTGGCTGGTAGACAAAGAAGAAATCGGTTCTGACGGTAACACCGGCGCAAAAAGTGCTTTTATCAGACAAATACTTAAACAAGCCTTTATCAATTCAGGCCAAGAACCAAGTGCACTAAAAATTGATGAGTGTTTATTCAATAGCCTTGCCCTCTCCGGAGACGTAACTGGTGCTTATGATCCAGAATGGAAAGAAGTCTTTGAGGCTAGAAACTCTGCAAAACTAGGATATGGCGTATCCATGGAAAAATACGGTGGGTCAAGAGGGAAATCGGGTAGTTCCGACGCTAACGCTGAGTATATATCTAAATTAAGAAAACTGTTCAACGAAAACAATATTGTTTGGCAAACAGGTGAATTGGGAAAAGTTGACGAAGGCGGAGGAGGAACTGTTGCCAAATTTCTGGCAGCTTATGGCATGGAAATAGTTGATGTTGGCACTCCTGTTTTAGCAATGCATTCGCCAATGGAATGTTGTTCAAAACTAGACATATTCATGACCTACAAGGCTTACAAGCTGTTTCTCGAAAAAGCATGAAATCAAACTACGTTTACTGATTTACGTCTAAGAGCTATAGTTGTAATATAATGTTTTGTTTGGAGACAGTTAATGATAAATTTCATATTACACGAACTTGCTGTTTTAGCTAAAATTTTTCATGTTACAAGTGATGTATTATTATTATTTATCCCTGTTATCCTCATAGCACTTCTGGGTACTGCAAAATTTGAAATTATCCCCAATAAAATACAATCAATCTTTGAAGTCATTTATGAATTTTTAGAGTCACAAATGCGTGTTCTGTTCCAAACGAATAAAGACTATAAGAACTGGATGCCTTTTTTCTTATGTCTTTTCTTCTACATCCTAATACACAACCTATTGGGAGTTATACCGCAAAATC
Coding sequences within:
- a CDS encoding aminopeptidase codes for the protein MDDISKKLEYKKTNGWGNKTIDLGAINEYCHKYITFLSNYKTERQAVAYCTELLAQNGFTEGSTNNFFLTHKDKNVGIVRIPNNYDLTKGVNMLVSHLDCPRLDLKPNPLYEDTDLAYLKTHYYGGIKKYQWVSRALAIHGVIFNKEGKRIDVSIGEDDNDPVFFIADLLPHLSHKVQEDKKIKDAITGEQLNVLVGNMPFLLNNEEDKEKKNSVKLNILHLLNEKYGITEEDFTTAEIEIVPAGKARELGFDRSMIGAYGHDDRVCSYNALKAIIDAKNTEKPMMVWLVDKEEIGSDGNTGAKSAFIRQILKQAFINSGQEPSALKIDECLFNSLALSGDVTGAYDPEWKEVFEARNSAKLGYGVSMEKYGGSRGKSGSSDANAEYISKLRKLFNENNIVWQTGELGKVDEGGGGTVAKFLAAYGMEIVDVGTPVLAMHSPMECCSKLDIFMTYKAYKLFLEKA